The genomic interval CTGTTCTAATTCATCCTAATGCAATCTTTAGGCAACTTCTTCTGCCAAAAGTCGCCCGTCAACCCGTTCGTATTCGTCTTCCAGTAACCAGAGTTGAGCATCTTCGTAGGTTGAACTGGAGAAAACAAGTTTGTAGCTAGAAGTTGGATTGTAGATATCACATGCACCCTGGTGGTCACATACAAGCATCAAAACTTTAGGTGGGAACACCACTGGATCTACCCATAGTTCCACAAACTGCCAGCTATTCGCTTTGTCTGCGAGGACCTGTGCGGGGGATAACATGATACTCACCTGTTGCTTTAACTATCTTGATCTCACCGTAGTAGAGTGGTTTGCGGCTACCATCTGCTTTAATGATGTAGCCGATCGGACTAGGGAAGTAGAGTCCGTAGCGATCGTAATCATCGTCTTCATCAACTTCCGTTCTTTCACCGCTTTGAAGAAGGGCTTGCGTGACAGCGTCCATTGTAGCTTTGTCATTGAATACATGGGCTTTTCCCTCTTTGCGGAGCAAGCGTTGGACTTGTGGAGTATCAGGAAGATGTCTGTCGGTTAAGCTCTGTCTGGGGTCAGGGATAAGCTCACGATCGATTCCACTCATGCTTACTTCGTCGCTACATCGCTGTGCCTGCTTGATATTATTGTGCTCAACTCTATCACCAAAAGAGATCGCCCCTCCCCCCCCGCGATCGCCCCCCAGCTACCCCAGAAGTCGAGGTTCTCGATTGAGAACTGCAACCAGCCTGACCCGATCGCTCAGAACCCCGACTTCTTTGAGAAGGCGATCGCCCTTGGAATTGACTGCGATCGCCTTTTTTCCATGATCGCGATCGGCCATTTCATTCCATAATCAATAGGTTTTCAAAGGGATTACTATTGTTCCATCGACAGATATTGAAGTCTCGTTGGTCAACGGTCAGAATACGGCCATGCCCAAGATGCTCGGCTAACACGATGAGAGAAGCATCAGCCATATCCATCGGCAAATCAGCATAGCGTTCCATCAAACCAACCATCCGCTCGATAGCAGGCAGTTCTAAATGAAAAACTTCAATGCCTCCAGCAGCAATATCTCGCAAAAAATCACATTGAGCATCATTACCCACTCTTGCCAGAAGCAAATAACACGTTTCTGTGATGACGGGATAAGTTGTAATCAGGGGTTCGTTGAATGTATTTAAGACTGCAATTGCTGCCGGATGAATTTGGTCGGTCTGGTTGCCCAGCGCAATGAAAAATCCAGTATCAGCGATGATCATGTTGCTGCATGAGGTCTTGAAGGATTGCCTTGGAATTAGTGGCAAAGTCTGGTGCGGCTTTAAAGCGACCAATGAAGTGACCTTGTTTCAGCTTTGCCAGGGGATCATCGGCTGATTGTTGTAATTTCTGATAGTACAGATCAATCGCCTGTTCTAATACATCGGCCAGACTTAGATTGGTCTGCTGTTGAATATAGGCAAGTTTGCCAGCGTGGGTTTCATCTAACTGTGTGGTAATTTCCATTTCGGCATTTGGGGTTGAAGAGCTTGCTTGCTAATCTAGCATTTCGCTTATCCTGAGATCGCTCATCCCTCTATCGTTTTAGAGCCATTCCTCCCATTGACTGCGATCGCCCCTCTTTTCCTCACAGAGCCATGATTGAGATCGCAATTCTCCCTGAAAGGCTGAGATCGCCCCTCCCTTTGCTGCGTTCTCCCCTTGATTGAACCCAGAAGTCGGGGTTCTTGGTTGAAAACCGCAACCAGTCCGACCCGTTCGCTCAGAACTCCGACTTCTTTGGAGGGGCGATCGCCCCTTGAAATCGACTGCGATCATACGATGAAAGTAGGGGCGATCGCCCCTCAGCCTCCAAAGTTCTCAAACAAAAAAGTGATCGCACCCTGTCTACATCGCGATCACGGTTAGGTGTCCAACTGCTAAACTGAACTTGCAAATCAGCAAAGTGGAGGAGAAGAATTGTGATTACCATCGAGGAGATCGCCACTGTTACCTCGGACGGTAAAGTAACAGTTCAGTTACCATCCACCGTTCCACCTGGAGAACACAAATTGGTGCTGGTAATTGATGAGCAGCCAATTATAAAGGAGAAAAGTCCTCCCCTAGATTTGCCAGTGATCAGTGTAGGTACTTGGCCTGCTAATCTCTCTCTCAGCCGTGAGGATATGTATGGTGACGACGGGCGGTAATATTGTTTTCCTTGATACTAATATTCTGGTGTATGCCAGTATTCCTGAATCACCCTTACACGATATCGCAGTCAATTCGATTCAAACTCTGGAGCAAGATGGGCAGGAGCTTTGGATCAGCCGACAGATTCTCCGAGAATTTCTGGCAACTCTAACGCGTCCCCAGGTTTTCACTGAACCTGTACCAGCAAGATTAGTTGTCGAAGCTACTCGTCAGTTCGAGACTCGCTTTCAGATTGCTGAAGATAATCAGCGGGTTACGGCTCGGCTATTGGCATTAATGGAACAGGTGGCGATCGGTGGTAGGCAAGTGCATGATGCCAATATTGTCGCCACTATGCAGGCTTATGGAATTAACCAGTTGCTAACGCATAATGTAACTGACTTTGAACGCTTCGCTGCACTCATCAACGTGTTGCCGCTGGTAGAGAACGAGGAGTAGAACGCGATCACCCCTTCCCTTGCTGAGATCGCCCCACTATCCCAGAAGTCGGGGTTCTTGATTGAGAACTGCAATCAGCCTGACACGATCGCTCAGAACCCCGACTTCTCTGTGGTGCGATCGCCCCTTGAAATTGACTGCGACCCCAACTCCCCGACTTTTTCGGAGAAGTCGGGGAGCTACACCCCCCCCTATCTAATCCCGCACATCTGGCGATCGCTCTCACTGGCATTGGGATTGGTTTGAAGATAGTCCCGCACCCAATCACAACCCAGTTGCATCAGGTTATCCAGATCCCAATTCCATAGAGTAATAAAGCCAAGTTCGTCACCTGCGGCGATCGTGTTTCCGTCAGGACTGAAACTGACACTACAGACATCATAGCGATTGCGAAAAGTATGGATCAATTGACCATCCAAACGCCAGAGCTTGACGGTCTCATCATCGCTGGCTGACGCAATTATCTTGCCGTC from Kovacikia minuta CCNUW1 carries:
- a CDS encoding CopG family transcriptional regulator → MEITTQLDETHAGKLAYIQQQTNLSLADVLEQAIDLYYQKLQQSADDPLAKLKQGHFIGRFKAAPDFATNSKAILQDLMQQHDHR
- a CDS encoding DUF6972 family protein, whose product is MSGIDRELIPDPRQSLTDRHLPDTPQVQRLLRKEGKAHVFNDKATMDAVTQALLQSGERTEVDEDDDYDRYGLYFPSPIGYIIKADGSRKPLYYGEIKIVKATGEYHVIPRTGPRRQSE
- a CDS encoding type II toxin-antitoxin system VapC family toxin, translated to MVTTGGNIVFLDTNILVYASIPESPLHDIAVNSIQTLEQDGQELWISRQILREFLATLTRPQVFTEPVPARLVVEATRQFETRFQIAEDNQRVTARLLALMEQVAIGGRQVHDANIVATMQAYGINQLLTHNVTDFERFAALINVLPLVENEE
- a CDS encoding type II toxin-antitoxin system VapC family toxin; this encodes MIIADTGFFIALGNQTDQIHPAAIAVLNTFNEPLITTYPVITETCYLLLARVGNDAQCDFLRDIAAGGIEVFHLELPAIERMVGLMERYADLPMDMADASLIVLAEHLGHGRILTVDQRDFNICRWNNSNPFENLLIME